One Ethanoligenens harbinense YUAN-3 genomic window carries:
- a CDS encoding V-type ATP synthase subunit B gives MSLEYVGLKEINGPLIALDGVKDTAFEEMVDIALDDGTHRTGRVIQIEGEKAIIQVFEGTQSISLTNTHTHFQGRPMEIALSKEVLGRIFDGVGRPIDGLGEIFPEQRRDINGNPINPVSRIYPRNYIRTGISSIDALMTLIRGQKLPIFSGSGMPHNELAVQIVRQSQIAAEEGSEFAIVFAAMGVKNDVADYFRRSFEESGVLQRVVMFLNLSNDPIIERILTPRCALTVAEYLAFEKDMHILVVMTDMTSYAEALREFSSSKGEIPGRKGFPGYLYSDLASLYERAGMIKGRKGSVTQIPVLTMPNDDITHPIPDLTGYITEGQIVLDRNLDQTGIYPPVGILPSLSRLMKDGIGEGYTRGDHSAVSNQLFASYAKVQDARSLASVIGEEELSAVDKKYLEFGRKFEKFFVGQSANENRAIDYTLDLGWKLLSLLPKEELDRVDSKLLDKYYKPESAEDLKGE, from the coding sequence GATTGAAGGCGAAAAAGCAATCATTCAGGTGTTTGAAGGCACGCAGAGCATTTCACTCACCAATACGCATACCCATTTTCAGGGCCGCCCGATGGAGATCGCCCTTTCCAAAGAAGTGCTCGGACGCATCTTCGACGGCGTCGGTCGCCCCATCGACGGCCTGGGCGAGATTTTCCCCGAGCAGCGCCGCGATATCAACGGCAACCCGATCAACCCGGTCTCCCGCATCTATCCCCGTAACTATATCCGCACCGGCATTTCGTCCATCGACGCGCTGATGACCCTGATTCGTGGCCAGAAGCTGCCGATCTTCTCCGGTTCCGGTATGCCGCACAACGAGCTGGCCGTGCAGATCGTACGCCAGTCGCAGATCGCGGCGGAGGAAGGCTCCGAATTCGCCATCGTGTTCGCCGCCATGGGCGTCAAGAACGACGTTGCGGACTATTTCCGCCGCTCGTTCGAGGAATCCGGCGTGCTCCAGCGCGTGGTCATGTTTCTCAACCTCTCCAACGACCCGATCATCGAACGTATCCTCACGCCGCGCTGCGCGCTGACGGTCGCCGAGTATCTGGCGTTTGAGAAAGACATGCACATCCTCGTCGTGATGACGGATATGACATCCTACGCCGAGGCTCTGCGTGAATTTTCCTCCTCCAAGGGCGAGATTCCGGGTCGTAAAGGGTTCCCGGGCTACCTCTACTCCGATCTGGCTTCGCTGTACGAGAGAGCCGGCATGATCAAGGGCCGCAAAGGTTCCGTCACGCAGATCCCCGTGCTCACGATGCCGAATGACGACATCACCCACCCGATTCCTGACCTCACCGGTTACATCACCGAGGGCCAGATCGTGTTGGATCGCAACCTCGACCAGACTGGCATCTACCCGCCGGTGGGCATCCTGCCTTCCCTGTCTCGTTTGATGAAAGACGGCATCGGCGAAGGCTATACCCGCGGCGACCACTCCGCCGTTTCCAACCAGTTGTTTGCCTCTTACGCCAAGGTGCAGGATGCGCGTTCGCTCGCCTCCGTTATTGGTGAAGAAGAGCTTTCGGCGGTTGATAAGAAATATCTGGAATTCGGCCGGAAATTCGAGAAATTCTTCGTTGGGCAGAGCGCAAATGAAAACCGCGCCATTGACTATACGCTCGATCTGGGCTGGAAACTGCTTTCCCTGCTGCCTAAAGAAGAACTCGACCGGGTGGACAGCAAACTGCTGGACAAATACTACAAACCCGAATCTGCAGAGGATCTGAAGGGGGAATAA